The following proteins come from a genomic window of Zygotorulaspora mrakii chromosome 8, complete sequence:
- the SOV1 gene encoding Sov1p (similar to Saccharomyces cerevisiae SOV1 (YMR066W); ancestral locus Anc_2.637) has translation MMLLSTRLRGMRILVRSHIRFYRKRRLPVGGHIPSMRVPGDLPSKNEKMFNLNSKSPEEFEKNLKAIGFEEIETKESNQDLLLSYLKYANAGFKKSTKNLRKLQKQLNGQQLNDDSKLKLFFDYLVEESELEIRRLETMSKNDLETKYRTFDYKEAINKPIESEEQLEEKIMAGMFKSPGDSEGTYLTNTDFIYHILTDLNNRNDPKFLSIEQLVEAFELAKLVPIEGRRKRGIFLAGNLIYKLGNVRMDPVNESFYIDSLVNYGSYKKAFNLFESNREKVDHRWWYEMGMMIALRANYLRKFDKLLSLADDKFNSFPYVSPKVLKVAIKKKLFLRDFDSANKLTERFLNIINRMGCKKQNETMKETQKMITFQSSGKAEEFLNEMEIPTDYDFINVIEYHLFRKNFDTAFRLMARYLETPGMDEQNHKFLIIRMKLNLLKNCDDLKRSLEPHFASGNPEKLLAALETSFNQVVKELNLASANSEVFLFDDVNSLVSSTALRNIIEDFVTKDTADINKNVNKDLLSKRLHCLLKVLLASGKEAEALKVLSKMEETHSQSGDLREIVENSIFSESNAHHYAQFVEYYTILTMKSLRKKRYQYTVKVSDILKRMDRLKVSPNAVLFTRLLVFYRETNNFDRCFELINNVLKVKQLKDSVPDANRTNIYGRRDITRPLYIEIWKVYSKYYKIFTKELGRVEKKSNYVAWKMNTSNIIQQTNIHPEFSIRSIFFNMIQTDNILPDARLYYIILLAFMRRRDWSAIPSILTSMSKVHDLEISESLVKYFMKGLEREFILLDGKRREEQGLKPEEAKLKSRESLLGFKKLGQIVTPEPKQPETARKLLEQMQFLFQSTDANAYSTAEVNAAKKDMGLSIS, from the coding sequence ATGATGCTATTGAGTACTAGATTGCGTGGGATGAGGATCTTGGTAAGAAGCCACATTCGATTTTacagaaaaagaaggtTACCGGTCGGTGGTCATATTCCATCAATGCGGGTTCCAGGTGACCTACCCAGCAAGAACGAGAAGATGTTCAATTTGAACTCAAAAAGCcctgaagaatttgaaaagaatttgaaagcaataggatttgaagaaatcgaaaCAAAGGAGTCTAACCAGGATCTACTATTAAGCTATTTGAAGTATGCTAATGCAGGATTTAAAAAAAGTACAAAAAACTTGAGAAAGCTGCAGAAACAACTAAATGGACAACAGTTGAACGATGACTCAAAACTTAAGTTGTTTTTTGACTACTTGGTAGAAGAAAGTGAATTAGAGATACGAAGGCTAGAAACAATGAGCAAAAATGACTTAGAGACAAAATACAGAACGTTTGATTACAAAGAGGCAATAAATAAACCTATTGAATCAGAGGAACaattagaagaaaaaatcatgGCCGGAATGTTCAAATCTCCAGGTGACAGTGAGGGGACGTACCTCACAAATACAGACTTCATATACCATATTTTGACTGATTTGAATAATCGAAATGACCCAAAATTTCTGTCCATAGAACAGTTGGTGGAAGCCTTTGAGTTGGCAAAACTGGTTCCTATTGAAGGAAGGCGCAAAAGAGGAATTTTCCTTGCAGGAAACTTAATATATAAGTTGGGTAACGTTAGAATGGACCCAGTAAACGAGTCATTCTACATTGACTCGTTGGTCAATTACGGTTCATACAAAAAAGCattcaatctttttgaaagcaacAGAGAGAAAGTTGATCATCGATGGTGGTATGAAATGGGTATGATGATAGCACTAAGGGCGAACTATTTACGAAAGTTTGATAAACTGTTAAGCTTGGCCgatgataaattcaatagCTTCCCATACGTCAGTCCTAAAGTTCTAAAGGTAGCcattaaaaaaaagctgTTCCTCAGGGACTTCGATAGTGCAAATAAACTGACCGAAAGATTTCTGAATATCATAAATAGGATGGGCTGTAAGAAACAAAACGAAACAATGAAAGAAacacaaaaaatgataactTTTCAATCAAGTGGTAAAGCAGAAGAGTTCTTGaatgaaatggaaatcCCCACCGATTATGATTTCATTAATGTAATAGAATATCATCTTTTCAGGAAAAATTTCGATACTGCATTCAGGTTGATGGCTCGCTACCTTGAAACTCCAGGTATGGATGAGCAAAATCACAAGTTTTTAATCATTCGAATGAAACtgaatcttttaaaaaactGCGACGATTTAAAACGAAGTTTAGAGCCGCACTTTGCCTCTGGAAACCCAGAGAAACTTTTAGCTGCTCTGGAAACGTCATTTAATCAGGTTGTTAAAGAGCTAAACCTAGCGTCAGCTAACTCTGAggtttttctttttgatgatgTCAATTCACTGGTTTCGAGTACCGCTTTGAGAAATATcattgaagattttgtcACAAAGGACACTGCAGATATTAATAAAAATGTTAATAAAGATCTTCTCTCCAAGAGACTTCACTgtcttttgaaagttttatTAGCCAGTGGAAAAGAGGCCGAGGCTTTAAAAGTTTTATCAAAGATGGAAGAAACTCATTCACAATCTGGAGACCTCAGAGAGATCGTTGAAAATAgtattttttcagagaGTAACGCTCACCACTACGCCCAATTTGTTGAATATTACACAATACTGACGATGAAATCATTAAGAAAGAAACGTTATCAATATACAGTAAAAGTTTCagatatattgaaaaggatgGATAGGTTAAAAGTTTCTCCCAATGCAGTCTTATTCACCAGGCTATTGGTTTTTTATCGAGAAACGAATAACTTCGATAGATGCTTTGAGTTGATAAATAATGTTTTGAAAGTCAAACAGTTGAAAGACTCTGTGCCAGATGCAAACAGAACCAATATTTACGGTAGAAGAGATATCACTCGACCGCTCTATATTGAGATTTGGAAAGTTTATTCGAAATAttataaaattttcaccaaGGAATTGGGAAGGGTcgaaaaaaagtcaaattACGTGGCCTGGAAGATGAATACTTCTAATATTATTCAGCAAACCAATATTCATCCAGAATTCTCAATTCGCAgtatatttttcaacatgaTTCAAACCGATAATATCTTGCCGGATGCTAGGctttattatattattttACTGGCATTCATGAGGCGTCGCGATTGGTCTGCCATACCTTCCATTTTGACTTCAATGTCAAAAGTACATGATCTGGAAATATCTGAAAGCTTGGTAAAGTATTTCATGAAGGGATTAGAGAGAGAATTCATCTTATTAGATGGCAAAAGGAGGGAAGAACAAGGCTTGAAGCCggaagaagcaaaattgAAGTCACGAGAATCACTTCTTGGATTCAAGAAGTTGGGCCAAATAGTAACTCCAGAACCGAAGCAGCCGGAAACCGCAAGAAAACTATTGGAGCAAATGCAGTTTTTGTTTCAGTCTACGGATGCAAATGCATATTCAACAGCAGAAGTAAATGCTGCAAAGAAAGACATGGGATTATCCATCTCCTGA